In Mangrovivirga cuniculi, the following proteins share a genomic window:
- a CDS encoding Pycsar system effector family protein: MSVNLDILSKAEDHVKNIISDKQNNDLLYHNLDHTVGVVQACEEMADFYKLNVTDYNVLICSAWFHDIGYFLGEQEHHEEISVGEARDFLSSEGVPAEFIEKVEGCIMATKMPQSPNGLLQAILCDADLYHLGTDEFYSKSKRLKEETEIICDKDFSENEWIKINLDFLRSHNYHTDYGKKFLEPVKQENLDRLGKNYQVFYEDEPSEGNTSVTEPHQIKEDLPEITRKTENKKVKKKKKKPDRGIETMFRITARNHIELSAIADNKANIMISVNSIIVSILVTVLFRKFEEYPNLILPSIFLLVTCLVTMVFAILATRPNVTSGVFTEEDIKMKRSNLLFFGNFFRMSLDDYQKGIKEMMNDPDFLYGSLTKDIFFLGKVLGRKYRLLRYAYTVFMYGFIFSALAFGIAMI; the protein is encoded by the coding sequence ATGTCTGTAAACCTTGATATACTTTCCAAAGCTGAAGATCATGTCAAAAACATTATATCAGATAAACAAAACAATGATCTTCTTTATCACAACCTTGATCATACTGTTGGTGTGGTTCAAGCCTGTGAGGAGATGGCCGATTTTTATAAATTAAATGTTACCGATTATAATGTGCTTATATGTTCGGCCTGGTTTCATGATATTGGGTATTTTCTGGGTGAACAGGAACACCATGAAGAAATAAGTGTTGGTGAAGCAAGAGACTTTTTATCATCAGAAGGTGTGCCTGCAGAATTTATTGAAAAGGTCGAAGGATGTATCATGGCTACAAAAATGCCCCAATCTCCTAATGGTCTTTTACAGGCAATTTTGTGTGATGCTGATTTATATCATTTGGGTACCGATGAGTTCTATTCAAAAAGTAAACGACTAAAGGAGGAGACCGAAATCATATGTGATAAAGATTTCTCTGAAAATGAATGGATAAAAATTAATCTTGATTTTCTTCGATCACATAATTATCACACAGATTACGGTAAAAAATTTTTAGAACCAGTTAAGCAAGAGAACCTTGATAGGTTGGGAAAAAACTACCAGGTATTTTATGAAGATGAGCCATCAGAAGGAAACACTTCCGTAACCGAACCTCATCAAATAAAAGAAGATCTCCCTGAGATCACGAGAAAAACTGAAAATAAGAAGGTTAAGAAGAAAAAGAAAAAACCTGATCGTGGGATTGAAACAATGTTCAGAATAACTGCTCGTAATCATATTGAATTGAGTGCTATTGCTGATAATAAAGCAAACATAATGATATCGGTCAATTCTATAATTGTCTCAATATTAGTAACGGTATTATTCAGAAAATTTGAGGAATATCCGAATTTAATTTTACCCTCCATATTTTTATTAGTAACCTGTTTAGTGACCATGGTATTTGCAATTCTGGCTACCCGTCCTAATGTTACATCAGGAGTATTTACTGAGGAAGATATCAAGATGAAAAGATCTAATTTATTGTTCTTTGGTAATTTCTTTCGGATGAGCCTTGACGATTATCAGAAAGGAATCAAAGAAATGATGAATGATCCTGATTTTTTATATGGTAGTTTAACTAAAGATATATTCTTCCTGGGGAAAGTTCTGGGACGAAAATACCGGTTGTTAAGATATGCTTATACTGTTTTTATGTATGGGTTTATATTTTCAGCTCTTGCTTTTGGTATTGCAATGATATAA
- a CDS encoding TonB-dependent receptor plug domain-containing protein codes for MQFLFKLLDLTILPDYWDYQYKLTHKIDDYNEIIVTGIGSIDNFSVNEPSDADPEQLASLEQVPVINQWTTTSGISWKRRFKDVDGFMRTTLSTNILNNEFVRYEDNISETGVIFNNNSREWETKLRYEATRFVDNWTFSAGGTIQNADYNNETTDNTYNVSYDTHINFMKYGVFGQASVSLLQDRLGLSGGFRIDGNSYTADGNKLYKTFSPRFSATYKLDEDQRWSLNASIGRYYKLPPYTILGYNNEDGINVNKDVEYIQSDHIVAGIEYLVNEASKISIEGFYKKYDNYPVSLRDSVSLANLGAGFEVLGNEPVESVGLGRTYGLEFLYNQKLKNNFYAIFAYTLFWSEFTGFDQDNYLPSSWDSRNLVSLTGGYKFKRNWELGIRARYVGPSPFPEVDLEATSETYPVIIYDYNSLEYNRLDSFNQVDIRIDKKWNFNKVSLNLFLEIQNIFGSQAPSPPTIGYLRDSDGSISQPPTLSRIESIDSGSALPSIGIVVDF; via the coding sequence TTGCAGTTTTTATTTAAACTTCTTGACCTTACAATTTTACCAGATTACTGGGATTATCAATATAAATTAACTCATAAAATCGATGACTATAATGAAATAATTGTAACCGGAATCGGTTCTATTGATAATTTTAGTGTAAACGAGCCATCAGATGCAGATCCTGAGCAATTAGCTTCTCTCGAACAGGTTCCTGTGATCAATCAATGGACAACTACTTCAGGAATCAGTTGGAAAAGAAGATTTAAGGATGTTGATGGATTTATGAGAACGACACTTAGCACGAATATTTTAAATAATGAGTTTGTACGATATGAAGATAACATTTCTGAAACCGGTGTCATATTTAATAATAACTCTCGTGAGTGGGAAACTAAATTAAGATACGAGGCGACCAGGTTTGTGGATAACTGGACTTTCTCTGCTGGTGGAACAATTCAAAATGCCGATTACAATAATGAAACAACAGATAACACCTATAATGTTTCGTATGATACACACATTAATTTCATGAAATATGGTGTTTTCGGACAGGCAAGCGTCAGTTTACTTCAAGATCGACTGGGATTGAGCGGTGGATTTCGAATAGACGGAAATTCGTATACTGCTGATGGGAATAAATTATATAAGACCTTCAGCCCCCGATTCTCAGCAACGTATAAATTAGATGAAGATCAAAGGTGGTCTTTGAATGCTTCAATTGGCAGATATTATAAATTACCACCTTATACTATATTAGGATACAATAACGAAGATGGAATAAATGTCAATAAGGATGTAGAATATATTCAAAGTGATCATATAGTTGCAGGAATTGAATATTTAGTAAATGAAGCATCGAAAATCAGTATTGAAGGATTCTACAAAAAATATGATAATTATCCTGTCTCACTAAGAGATAGTGTTTCCCTGGCAAATCTAGGGGCCGGTTTCGAAGTTCTGGGAAATGAACCTGTTGAATCTGTTGGTCTGGGCAGGACCTATGGACTTGAATTCCTGTATAATCAAAAACTGAAGAATAACTTCTACGCCATCTTTGCTTATACATTATTCTGGAGTGAGTTTACCGGCTTTGATCAGGATAATTACTTGCCTAGCTCATGGGATAGCAGAAATCTGGTATCTCTTACCGGTGGTTACAAGTTTAAAAGAAACTGGGAGTTAGGTATCAGAGCCCGATATGTAGGGCCATCCCCGTTTCCTGAAGTTGATTTAGAGGCTACCTCTGAAACTTACCCGGTGATTATTTATGATTACAATAGTTTAGAATATAATAGATTAGATTCTTTTAATCAGGTAGACATCAGAATTGATAAAAAGTGGAATTTCAATAAAGTGTCTCTTAATCTATTCCTTGAGATTCAAAATATTTTTGGTAGCCAGGCACCTTCTCCACCAACTATAGGTTATTTACGTGATTCAGATGGCAGTATTTCACAACCACCTACTTTATCAAGAATTGAATCAATTGATAGTGGTTCAGCTCTTCCTTCAATCGGTATAGTGGTAGATTTTTAA
- a CDS encoding glycine--tRNA ligase: MKKILLYTISGLLLIASYQMNAQTKYTSISYSLGLPTGDLSDYIEEVSFRGLNLSFRSEVNGGVMLGFKTGYNVFYEDSGYKTAVDGNTSISGRQYRYQDAVPIYFTIGKQFLEDEIRPYVNLGIGTTYINRETDIGIFAFTDETWQFSLNPEVGVVYWVYPGFGLNLGLSYYANFKNDDFEAQNYFGIQAGISFYNR, from the coding sequence ATGAAAAAGATATTATTATATACAATTTCAGGACTACTCCTGATAGCTTCTTATCAAATGAATGCTCAAACAAAATATACATCTATTAGTTATTCGCTTGGTCTGCCCACTGGAGATCTTTCGGATTATATTGAAGAAGTGTCATTCAGAGGATTAAATTTGTCATTTCGAAGTGAAGTAAATGGCGGAGTAATGCTTGGTTTTAAGACCGGTTATAATGTTTTTTATGAAGATAGTGGTTATAAAACCGCGGTTGATGGTAATACTTCAATTTCGGGTAGACAATACAGATATCAAGATGCGGTTCCAATTTATTTTACAATTGGTAAGCAATTTCTCGAAGATGAAATCCGTCCTTATGTTAATTTAGGTATTGGGACCACTTACATTAACAGAGAAACAGATATCGGTATCTTTGCTTTTACAGATGAAACCTGGCAATTTTCTTTAAACCCGGAAGTAGGAGTGGTGTATTGGGTTTATCCCGGTTTCGGACTTAATCTGGGACTTTCTTATTATGCTAATTTCAAAAATGACGATTTTGAGGCTCAGAACTACTTTGGTATACAAGCAGGTATTTCATTTTATAATAGGTAA
- a CDS encoding DUF4136 domain-containing protein, which translates to MPGEICLKGHNLGLLQVEEVGEVDDKFFINQNRMKMIKNLTKYFYFGVIINVMILLQGCQPGGAEYVSDLDVVVTNFDDTYDFGSVTTYALPDEIIEIGDERPGDDTPEFMDPEFADPILSQIEENMNNYGWTRVNEEDNPDVVILPSYTTLTTIFYYYDYGYWCWWYPWYCNGGGWWYPYPPVTTGYTTGTLLVQLTPLGDSQFNDIIPVYWTMVVNGLLQGSNSSIISRINTSIDQGFEQSPYLNK; encoded by the coding sequence ATGCCAGGAGAAATATGCCTCAAAGGGCACAACCTCGGCCTGCTACAGGTAGAAGAGGTGGGAGAGGTGGATGACAAGTTTTTTATTAATCAAAACAGAATGAAGATGATTAAAAACCTTACTAAGTACTTCTATTTTGGAGTCATTATTAATGTAATGATACTCCTTCAGGGTTGTCAGCCGGGCGGTGCTGAATACGTATCAGATCTTGATGTCGTTGTAACGAATTTTGATGACACATATGATTTCGGAAGTGTAACAACCTACGCTCTGCCAGACGAAATCATTGAAATTGGTGATGAAAGACCGGGTGATGATACCCCGGAATTTATGGATCCTGAATTTGCAGATCCAATTTTGAGTCAAATCGAAGAAAACATGAATAATTATGGTTGGACAAGAGTAAATGAAGAAGATAACCCTGATGTTGTTATTCTACCATCTTACACTACATTGACAACTATATTTTATTATTACGATTATGGCTATTGGTGCTGGTGGTATCCATGGTATTGTAATGGTGGTGGATGGTGGTATCCTTACCCTCCAGTTACAACAGGATATACTACAGGAACCTTATTAGTACAATTAACACCTTTAGGTGATTCGCAATTTAATGACATTATACCTGTTTACTGGACAATGGTAGTGAATGGATTACTACAGGGAAGCAATTCTTCTATCATTTCCAGAATAAATACTTCTATAGACCAGGGCTTTGAACAATCACCATATTTAAACAAATAG
- a CDS encoding VOC family protein: protein MQLGQFSLSLKVKDIMESINFYQQLGFKVVDGGHTNQGFPDNNLTKWRIMRNDNLQIGLFQGMFEKNILMFNANDLDKIKEGMDNTGLKIIKATEDNKSKRLTSIVIVDPDGNKIMFDQT from the coding sequence ATGCAGCTCGGACAATTTTCTTTGAGTTTAAAAGTAAAAGATATCATGGAAAGTATAAACTTCTATCAGCAACTGGGATTTAAAGTAGTTGATGGAGGACATACTAACCAGGGTTTTCCTGATAATAATCTTACCAAGTGGCGAATAATGAGAAATGATAACCTGCAAATAGGTTTGTTCCAGGGTATGTTTGAGAAAAACATTTTAATGTTTAACGCAAATGATCTCGATAAGATTAAAGAGGGAATGGATAATACAGGATTAAAAATAATAAAGGCTACTGAAGATAATAAATCCAAACGCCTAACATCTATTGTGATTGTAGATCCTGATGGTAATAAAATTATGTTTGATCAAACTTGA
- a CDS encoding outer membrane beta-barrel protein gives MRKIAFLIVLFTSFQIHSQTFELGPQILMSSSFIATDLEYDEQTSGSGIQVGLFARYLSYNRLYIQAEINYDSKSATVSDIDETQVTDYNLKLRAIDSNILLGYKITDFDFGRFHIFAGPGLSNIIKDEVNINGTEYLGADVVKRSWDIHAGLGLDISILSFALRFQRTLTDLNNNSDHSLRLNTVLIGLGIKLL, from the coding sequence ATGCGGAAGATAGCATTTTTAATCGTACTATTTACTTCCTTTCAAATTCATAGTCAGACTTTTGAATTAGGTCCTCAAATATTAATGAGTTCTTCCTTTATTGCAACAGATCTTGAATACGATGAGCAGACAAGTGGGAGTGGAATCCAGGTTGGTTTATTTGCAAGATACCTTTCTTATAACAGGCTTTATATTCAGGCAGAAATAAATTATGATTCTAAATCGGCAACGGTATCGGATATTGATGAGACGCAAGTCACTGATTATAACTTAAAATTGCGTGCTATTGACAGTAATATCTTATTGGGATATAAAATAACTGATTTTGATTTTGGTCGGTTTCACATATTCGCAGGACCCGGTTTATCTAATATTATTAAAGACGAGGTAAACATTAATGGGACCGAATATCTGGGAGCTGATGTCGTTAAACGAAGTTGGGATATTCATGCCGGATTAGGCCTTGATATCTCAATATTGAGTTTTGCTTTAAGATTTCAACGTACATTAACTGATTTAAATAATAATTCTGATCACTCGCTTAGATTAAACACTGTATTAATAGGTCTTGGAATAAAATTGCTCTAG
- a CDS encoding SdiA-regulated domain-containing protein, translating into MKYNQFIFFLGIILLSSTCSFNNDKKYTLPPGYSYENREKFILPDQLNEVSGILWSDNYEFICIQDERGRLYKVNIQSKEIIKVSDFKKSMDFEALALFHNKYYCLESDGDIYVVSNAFSKNVISKKIDFPFKGKNDFETLILSSKDNSIFLLCKNCKGDDKDEARSYKLNLNSNKITKTKDWKITGKQLNGKEKIHVSPSGAATNPLNNDIYIISHVGKWLAVFDENQNLKSFHNLNPRIFNQPEGITFNSNGDLFISNEARDGSPDIIKLKYELK; encoded by the coding sequence ATGAAATATAATCAATTTATATTCTTTTTAGGGATTATTCTACTGTCCTCTACCTGCTCTTTTAATAATGATAAAAAATACACTTTACCACCAGGATATAGCTATGAGAACAGAGAAAAATTTATTCTCCCTGATCAACTTAACGAAGTATCGGGTATTTTATGGTCCGATAATTACGAGTTTATCTGTATTCAAGACGAAAGGGGCAGACTTTATAAAGTAAATATCCAATCAAAGGAAATAATTAAAGTCTCAGATTTTAAGAAAAGCATGGATTTTGAGGCTTTAGCCCTATTTCATAATAAATATTATTGCCTCGAGAGTGATGGTGATATATATGTAGTTTCAAACGCTTTTTCGAAAAACGTAATTTCAAAAAAAATTGATTTTCCTTTTAAAGGTAAAAATGATTTTGAAACTCTTATTCTCTCCTCAAAGGATAATTCGATTTTCTTGCTTTGTAAAAACTGTAAAGGAGATGATAAAGATGAAGCAAGATCATACAAGCTAAATCTAAATTCAAATAAAATCACAAAAACGAAAGATTGGAAAATAACCGGGAAGCAATTAAATGGAAAAGAAAAAATACATGTGAGTCCTTCCGGAGCTGCAACAAATCCACTTAACAATGATATTTATATTATATCTCATGTCGGTAAATGGCTTGCCGTATTTGATGAAAATCAAAACCTAAAATCATTTCACAACCTCAATCCCAGGATTTTTAATCAGCCTGAAGGTATAACTTTTAATTCAAACGGTGACCTTTTTATCTCGAATGAAGCGAGAGATGGTAGTCCGGATATAATCAAATTAAAGTATGAGTTGAAGTAA
- a CDS encoding aminotransferase class V-fold PLP-dependent enzyme: MPELTCQKEKFSLSPETIYLNCAYMSPLLTSSQQAGIQGIKSKGDPTKINPDDFFTIKEQIKSLYSKLVNCKSEQIALIPSTSYGYASVFRNLEGNKNDEILMVADEFPSSYYTIDNWCKNNGANLKEIPKPSSESEITWSKKLINSITDKTSIIAIPTVHWIDGTAFNLKEIGKVCHEKGIKLIVDGTQSVGAVPLDIAECNLYALIVASYKWLFGPYSIGLLYVDESLNQGEPIEYSWMNRSNAADFSSLTNYTDEYDEGASRFNVGEFSNFILLPMLRDALEQLNMWTVEGVNKYCEELSKDLIQFCESSGLKINNARERENHLIGIDLSESNVSATQLADELKKENISVSVRKTLIRISINVYNTPEDISKFISVVKRLI; encoded by the coding sequence ATGCCGGAATTAACATGCCAAAAAGAAAAATTCAGTCTTTCTCCTGAAACTATTTATTTGAATTGCGCTTATATGTCTCCTTTACTTACCTCGAGTCAACAAGCAGGTATTCAAGGGATTAAGTCAAAAGGAGATCCAACAAAAATTAATCCGGACGATTTCTTTACTATTAAAGAGCAGATCAAATCACTTTATTCAAAACTTGTTAATTGTAAATCCGAACAAATAGCTTTAATTCCATCTACTTCCTACGGTTATGCTTCAGTTTTCAGAAACCTGGAAGGAAATAAAAATGATGAGATTCTAATGGTAGCCGATGAGTTTCCAAGCAGCTATTATACAATTGATAACTGGTGTAAAAATAATGGCGCTAATCTTAAAGAAATCCCAAAACCTTCTTCTGAAAGTGAAATTACCTGGAGTAAAAAGCTTATCAATTCCATCACCGACAAAACTTCTATTATTGCTATCCCAACAGTTCACTGGATTGACGGCACGGCCTTTAACTTAAAAGAAATAGGGAAAGTATGTCATGAAAAAGGCATTAAATTAATTGTGGATGGAACTCAGTCTGTCGGAGCTGTTCCGCTTGATATCGCAGAATGCAATCTATATGCACTCATAGTAGCTTCTTATAAATGGCTTTTCGGCCCTTATTCCATTGGTTTATTATATGTAGATGAATCTTTGAATCAGGGTGAGCCGATAGAATATTCATGGATGAACAGGTCGAATGCAGCAGATTTTTCTTCCCTGACTAATTATACAGATGAATATGATGAGGGAGCATCTCGATTTAATGTTGGCGAATTCAGTAATTTTATTCTCCTACCAATGCTTAGAGATGCTCTGGAACAACTGAATATGTGGACTGTAGAAGGCGTTAACAAGTATTGTGAAGAATTGAGTAAAGATTTAATTCAGTTTTGTGAATCAAGTGGCCTAAAAATTAATAATGCTCGTGAAAGAGAAAACCACTTGATAGGAATAGATCTCTCAGAAAGTAATGTTTCAGCAACTCAATTAGCTGATGAACTCAAAAAAGAAAATATTTCAGTATCTGTAAGAAAGACTTTAATTAGAATATCCATAAATGTTTACAATACTCCTGAAGATATCAGTAAATTCATCTCTGTAGTGAAGAGATTAATATAA
- a CDS encoding DUF5009 domain-containing protein, with product MNKKAIRFEALDITRGFAILTMVLSGVIPYKILPDYMYHAQIPPPDHVYDPNLPGLTWVDLVFPLFIFCLGAAIPFAIGYKLRKGTSKAHIVVEIFKRFGLLVIFSIILQHFRPHQMLNPPDTITWIKAIIGFVVLFCLFVKLPERFGFYRYVVRAIGWSLTLLIIFTTSYHDPSGFSAGRNDIILLVLSYIYLFSALLFLFEDKKNIIYIFTVLGLLAFRLTHNEIEFVGAIWNWNPLPSIYSFRFLQYLFIAIPGIIAGKIYLSHYQETPNSAPGRNYIILILILIFLVVATLIGFQERIQLFSFIISIALILLGFYIVKKYQYSLFTLISFGAGVILLLIGYFTENYEGGIKKDPSTLSYFFITSGLSYFILLSFTLLIKKYKQLRFLTLLSQNGKNPMIAYVAFGNLLWPIIAITGLEPLILAVSQDILTGLIRGIAYTLIIAMITAFFTKKNIYWKT from the coding sequence ATGAACAAAAAGGCAATAAGGTTTGAAGCGCTGGATATTACTCGTGGATTTGCTATTTTAACAATGGTACTTTCCGGAGTCATTCCATATAAAATCTTACCGGATTATATGTATCATGCACAAATACCACCTCCCGATCACGTATATGACCCGAATTTACCGGGACTAACGTGGGTAGACTTAGTATTTCCGTTATTTATTTTTTGTCTTGGAGCAGCAATTCCATTTGCCATAGGTTATAAATTGCGGAAAGGAACTAGTAAAGCACATATAGTTGTAGAAATTTTCAAGCGTTTTGGCTTATTAGTTATCTTTTCCATTATCCTACAACATTTCAGGCCACATCAAATGTTAAATCCACCTGATACAATTACATGGATAAAAGCAATAATCGGATTTGTTGTATTGTTCTGCTTATTTGTAAAGCTTCCTGAAAGATTTGGGTTTTACAGGTATGTAGTTAGAGCTATCGGCTGGAGTCTTACATTGTTAATTATTTTCACTACCAGTTATCATGATCCTTCTGGTTTTAGTGCTGGTAGAAATGATATTATTTTGTTAGTTCTTTCTTATATATACTTGTTCTCTGCCTTATTATTTTTGTTTGAGGATAAAAAAAATATTATCTATATTTTCACTGTTTTGGGGTTGCTGGCATTTCGGCTAACACATAACGAAATAGAATTTGTAGGTGCTATCTGGAATTGGAACCCTTTACCATCAATTTATAGTTTTAGATTTCTTCAGTATCTATTCATAGCTATACCCGGGATTATTGCAGGAAAAATATATTTAAGTCATTATCAGGAAACACCTAATTCGGCTCCCGGGAGGAATTATATTATTCTGATTTTAATATTAATATTTTTAGTTGTAGCTACCCTTATCGGGTTTCAGGAACGAATACAGCTTTTCTCTTTTATTATTTCAATTGCATTAATATTGTTAGGATTTTATATAGTTAAAAAATATCAGTATTCTCTATTTACCTTGATTTCCTTTGGAGCGGGAGTGATTTTACTTTTGATTGGATATTTTACTGAAAACTACGAAGGTGGAATAAAGAAAGATCCATCAACGTTATCTTATTTCTTTATAACTTCTGGTCTATCATATTTTATTTTACTGTCATTTACTCTTTTGATAAAAAAATATAAACAATTAAGATTTTTAACTTTATTATCTCAAAATGGGAAAAACCCAATGATTGCCTATGTAGCCTTTGGAAATTTACTATGGCCTATTATAGCAATAACGGGCCTTGAACCATTAATTTTAGCTGTCTCTCAGGATATATTAACAGGATTGATTAGAGGAATTGCATATACTTTAATTATCGCGATGATTACCGCTTTTTTTACAAAAAAAAATATATACTGGAAAACCTGA
- a CDS encoding GAF domain-containing protein, which produces MVNYPFVFSFLLGGKKISITFLGLTIGFIVILLISYGDKLFYDNQQPFITRWHVISVFTLIISIVLPMYWFFSKLINQKNKIYSQYILLQEKSKQIEFQNKVIDDQLKKINIQNVNLHDKHIDLEAAKEMLNYQMAKVEKTKSRLERFTGTLLILSKKEAVHNGNLNELWQLISRVIKRNLNINRVSFWKYDESKKKLSSLYINDQDNSESFEKIELIENEFPEYFQALKDEKLIVVDDVFDSEVTRSLLVPYMIPNEIKSMLDSPFFIDNSLGGVICCENLRTRMWQPEERFFVNSLSDLITVAYKAKQRDIYQKELLKRKRRLRS; this is translated from the coding sequence ATGGTTAATTATCCCTTCGTTTTTTCTTTCTTATTAGGAGGAAAAAAAATTTCAATAACTTTCCTTGGCCTTACTATCGGGTTCATAGTGATCTTGTTAATATCATACGGAGATAAGCTCTTTTATGATAATCAACAGCCATTCATTACTCGATGGCATGTGATTAGTGTATTTACATTAATTATTTCGATTGTATTACCGATGTATTGGTTTTTTAGTAAACTAATTAACCAGAAAAATAAAATCTATTCTCAATATATACTTTTACAGGAAAAGTCTAAACAGATAGAATTTCAAAATAAAGTGATTGATGATCAGCTAAAAAAAATAAACATTCAAAATGTCAATTTACACGATAAGCATATTGATTTAGAGGCTGCAAAAGAGATGCTGAATTATCAAATGGCAAAAGTAGAAAAGACAAAGAGCAGATTAGAAAGATTTACCGGTACATTGTTGATTTTATCAAAAAAAGAAGCTGTACACAATGGTAATCTTAATGAGTTATGGCAGTTGATTTCAAGAGTAATAAAAAGAAATTTAAATATTAATCGGGTCAGCTTCTGGAAATATGATGAAAGTAAAAAGAAGTTGTCGTCTTTATATATTAATGATCAGGATAACAGTGAGTCTTTCGAAAAAATTGAATTGATTGAAAATGAGTTTCCTGAATATTTTCAAGCTCTTAAAGATGAAAAATTAATTGTTGTTGATGATGTTTTTGACAGTGAAGTCACCCGAAGTCTGTTAGTTCCATATATGATTCCAAATGAAATCAAGTCAATGCTTGATTCCCCTTTCTTTATCGATAATTCATTAGGGGGAGTAATTTGTTGTGAAAATTTAAGAACAAGAATGTGGCAACCCGAAGAAAGATTTTTTGTGAATTCTTTATCTGATTTAATCACTGTAGCTTACAAGGCAAAGCAAAGAGATATTTACCAAAAGGAATTATTAAAAAGAAAAAGGAGATTGAGGAGCTAA
- a CDS encoding DUF4421 family protein: protein MKPKTSYIFLLIALLISNPVKLFSQDDTDTTFSQEYESKLIGRFYFSKKYTALQFKSLDHQPIRYLPSTTLNMGIGATYKFATLNLAYGFGFLNPNREKKGNTRYLDLQAHMVLNKKFIVDFYGEFYRGFYSRIRYDEPYYLRKDLNVNVLGIDVLKILNHKNFDIQSPDQSHSKQHFSGASFLLGGEIIGGIISADSAIIPSQIEESNQFSFEKISFYKIAPSIGLGFKLIILKRLIFNGAISTGLAIGYTNLSLPSNEHLDFFYFRPDFNFRIYTGVMMGEWNVGMKFFNERTRFLTDKENEFVNMDIGNLRLILSRRINIK, encoded by the coding sequence TTGAAACCAAAAACTTCATATATATTTTTATTAATCGCTCTCCTGATTTCTAATCCTGTAAAATTGTTTTCTCAAGATGATACAGATACTACTTTTTCTCAGGAATATGAGAGTAAATTGATAGGCAGGTTCTATTTTTCAAAAAAATACACCGCACTTCAATTTAAATCGCTTGATCATCAACCAATCAGATATTTACCTAGTACGACCCTTAATATGGGAATCGGAGCTACTTATAAATTTGCCACTCTGAACCTGGCCTATGGCTTTGGGTTTTTAAATCCCAACAGGGAAAAAAAAGGAAACACCAGATACCTGGATCTCCAGGCTCACATGGTTCTAAACAAAAAATTTATAGTAGATTTTTATGGAGAATTTTATCGTGGGTTTTATTCAAGAATCAGATATGATGAGCCTTACTATCTTAGAAAAGATTTAAATGTCAATGTTTTGGGAATCGATGTACTAAAGATTCTTAACCATAAAAACTTTGATATTCAATCACCGGATCAAAGTCATAGTAAGCAACATTTTTCCGGGGCTTCATTTTTATTGGGTGGTGAGATAATCGGAGGGATTATTTCTGCAGATTCCGCCATTATTCCGTCTCAAATTGAAGAATCAAATCAATTCTCCTTTGAAAAAATTTCTTTTTATAAAATAGCCCCGTCAATCGGATTAGGCTTTAAATTGATAATTTTGAAACGTTTGATATTTAATGGGGCCATTTCTACCGGGTTGGCCATTGGTTACACCAACTTATCGCTGCCATCAAATGAACACCTTGATTTTTTTTATTTCAGACCTGATTTCAACTTTAGAATTTATACAGGCGTTATGATGGGAGAGTGGAATGTAGGTATGAAATTTTTCAACGAAAGAACACGGTTTTTAACAGATAAGGAAAATGAATTTGTAAATATGGATATAGGAAACCTACGATTGATATTATCTCGTCGAATTAATATAAAATAA